The Methanobrevibacter sp. genome includes a region encoding these proteins:
- a CDS encoding DUF3578 domain-containing protein has translation MGDFIITSLKEDFKKVLNEYEAQKRLPFSKDNEILRFVHDSFRDDLDEMVNDDNYKVKGSVGKGNWSDCPTIAIMDKDITQSTENGYYLVYLFKKNMNGVYLSLSFGSKQFENSKTKIEDIIDEVRKLIKEENFPFIKNTDFNLVMDLESNGYRPKSYEKSCVLFKYYDKNDFPDEDVLRNDLKEYLNLYKFIKNNYKFELLVEEEDDSKPTGTLEDFKESKFEKYSNEDFLNEVFISSENYKILKKLLANKKNLILQGAPGVGKTFVAKRLAYAMMGIKDDERIEMIQFHQSYSYEDFIEGYRPIEEGYELQPGTFKEFCEKADKDKNNDYFFIIDEINRGNLSKIFGELFMLIETDKRGDNYKIKLLYSKEPFCIPENVHIIGLMNTADRSIAMIDYALRRRFAFFDLEPGFDSKGFKEYTAQMNNKKFSALIDCMKNLNISIEKDESLGKGFRIGHSYLCDLNRESIDEDLEYIINYEIIPLLNEYWFDEPDKVNDWSEKLKNCLNNS, from the coding sequence GTGGGGGATTTTATCATTACAAGCTTAAAAGAAGATTTTAAAAAAGTATTAAATGAATATGAAGCACAAAAGAGACTACCTTTTAGTAAAGATAATGAAATACTTAGATTTGTACATGATTCATTTAGAGATGATCTAGACGAAATGGTTAATGATGACAACTACAAAGTAAAAGGTTCAGTTGGTAAGGGAAACTGGTCTGATTGCCCAACTATTGCTATTATGGACAAGGACATAACACAATCTACTGAAAATGGATACTATTTGGTTTATTTGTTTAAAAAAAATATGAATGGAGTTTATTTATCTTTAAGTTTTGGTTCTAAGCAGTTTGAAAATTCCAAAACAAAAATTGAAGATATTATCGATGAAGTTAGGAAATTAATTAAAGAAGAAAATTTCCCTTTTATCAAGAATACTGATTTTAATTTAGTTATGGATCTTGAAAGTAATGGATATAGGCCAAAATCCTATGAAAAAAGTTGTGTATTATTTAAATATTATGATAAAAATGATTTTCCTGATGAAGATGTATTAAGAAATGATTTAAAAGAATATTTAAACCTATACAAATTCATTAAAAACAATTACAAATTTGAACTTCTAGTAGAAGAAGAGGATGATTCAAAACCTACTGGTACTTTAGAGGACTTTAAGGAGTCTAAATTTGAAAAGTATTCAAATGAAGATTTCTTAAATGAAGTTTTTATAAGCAGTGAAAACTATAAAATTCTAAAAAAACTTCTTGCTAATAAAAAAAATCTTATTTTACAAGGTGCTCCTGGAGTAGGTAAAACATTCGTAGCAAAACGTTTGGCCTATGCAATGATGGGCATAAAAGATGATGAACGAATTGAGATGATACAATTCCATCAAAGTTATTCATATGAAGACTTTATTGAAGGATACCGGCCTATTGAAGAGGGTTATGAACTTCAACCAGGAACTTTTAAAGAGTTCTGTGAAAAAGCTGACAAAGACAAAAATAATGACTATTTCTTCATTATAGATGAAATTAATAGAGGCAATCTTAGTAAGATTTTCGGCGAATTATTTATGCTTATTGAAACTGACAAGAGAGGAGATAATTATAAAATCAAGTTATTATATTCAAAAGAACCATTTTGTATTCCAGAAAATGTTCATATAATTGGTTTAATGAATACAGCAGACCGATCAATTGCTATGATTGATTATGCATTAAGACGCAGATTTGCATTCTTTGACCTTGAACCAGGATTCGATTCAAAAGGATTTAAAGAGTACACAGCTCAAATGAATAATAAAAAATTCAGTGCATTAATAGATTGTATGAAGAACCTTAATATTTCAATAGAAAAGGATGAAAGTCTTGGAAAGGGTTTTAGAATAGGCCATAGCTATTTATGCGATTTAAATAGAGAAAGCATTGATGAGGACTTAGAATACATCATTAATTATGAAATTATTCCACTTCTTAATGAGTACTGGTTTGACGAGCCAGACAAAGTAAATGATTGGAGTGAAAAGCTGAAAAATTGTTTAAATAATTCTTAA